In Eubacteriales bacterium, a single window of DNA contains:
- a CDS encoding DegV family protein, whose protein sequence is MNNFIISACSTADLPLKFFKEHNIPCLYYSFIINDKVYSDDLGTTMSYEEFYNRIDEGAMPTTSQVNVDTYVNTFEPYLKDGLDILHLSFSSGLSGSCGSAFSAAEILKEKYPDRKIYVIDTLAASLGYGLLVNYAVSKKDAGEDIDKIYNWINENKLNLNHWFTVNDLQHLKRGGRLGSGAALLGTLLHIKPVLHVDNKGKLIPVSKTAGRKKSLNELVSRMEEMIVNPDGQEIFISHSNCIEDANYVAERIKSHIPGIKRVFINMIGPVIGSHTGIGTVAVFFLGKNREEFKD, encoded by the coding sequence ATGAATAACTTTATCATTTCTGCCTGTTCTACAGCAGATCTTCCCCTTAAATTCTTTAAGGAACACAATATACCTTGCCTTTATTATTCATTTATTATTAATGACAAAGTCTATTCCGATGACTTAGGCACCACAATGTCATATGAAGAGTTTTATAATAGAATCGATGAAGGTGCAATGCCAACGACTTCGCAAGTCAACGTAGATACATATGTAAATACATTCGAACCTTATTTAAAAGATGGTTTAGATATACTGCATTTATCATTTTCATCCGGATTATCCGGTTCTTGTGGTAGCGCGTTTTCCGCGGCAGAAATATTAAAAGAAAAATACCCGGATAGAAAAATATACGTTATAGATACTCTTGCTGCATCTTTAGGCTATGGGCTGCTTGTCAATTACGCCGTGTCAAAGAAAGATGCCGGCGAAGACATAGATAAGATATATAACTGGATTAATGAAAATAAACTTAACCTTAACCATTGGTTCACAGTTAATGATTTACAGCATCTAAAGCGCGGCGGTCGTCTTGGCAGCGGTGCTGCATTACTAGGAACGCTTCTTCATATAAAACCAGTACTTCATGTAGATAACAAAGGAAAATTGATTCCTGTAAGTAAAACTGCAGGGCGTAAGAAATCTTTAAATGAATTGGTATCCAGAATGGAAGAGATGATAGTCAATCCTGATGGCCAGGAAATATTTATCAGCCATTCTAATTGTATAGAAGATGCAAATTACGTTGCCGAGCGTATTAAAAGTCATATCCCCGGAATAAAAAGAGTCTTTATAAATATGATAGGCCCCGTAATCGGCAGCCATACCGGGATTGGGACTGTTGCCGTATTTTTCCTAGGCAAAAACCGTGAAGAATTTAAAGATTGA